A part of Bubalus bubalis isolate 160015118507 breed Murrah chromosome 6, NDDB_SH_1, whole genome shotgun sequence genomic DNA contains:
- the RPF1 gene encoding ribosome production factor 1: protein MAKAGDKSGGSGKKGLKRKAATEESQEAVIGEDGTTESGVQPPKTAAFPPGFSISEIKNKQRRHLMFTRWKQQQRKEKLAAKKKLKKEREALGDKAPPKPVPKTIDNQRVYDETIVDPNDEEVAYDEATDEFASYFNRQTSPKILITTSDRPHGRTVRLCEQLSTVIPNSHVYYRRGLALKKIIPQCISRDFTDLIVINEDRKIPNGLILSHLPNGPTAHFKMSSVRLRKEIKRRGKDPTEHIPEIILNNFTTRLGHSIGRMFASLFPHNPQFIGRQVATFHNQRDYIFFRFHRYIFKSEKKVGIQELGPRFTLKLRSLQKGTFDSKYGEYEWVHKPREMDTSRRKFHL, encoded by the exons ATGGCGAAGGCCGGAGATAAGAGCGGCGGCAGCGGAAAGAAAGGCCTGAAACGCAAAGCCGCTACTGAAGAATCTCAGGAGGCTGTAATCGGTGAGGATGGGACGACGGAAAGCGGGGTCCAACCCCCAAAGACGGCTGCCTTTCCTCCAGGATTCAGCATTTCGGAAATTAAGAACAAACAGCGGCGACACTTAATGTTCACGCGGTGGAAGCAGCAACAGCGGAAG GAAAAATTGGCAGCtaagaagaaacttaaaaaagagagagaggctcTTGGTGAtaag gcTCCACCAAAGCCTGTACCCAAGACTATTGACAACCAGCGAGTGTATGATGAAACCATAGTAGATCCTAATGATGAAGAG gTTGCTTATGATGAAGCTACAGATGAATTTGCTTCTTACTTCAACAGACAGACTTCTCCCAAGATTCTCATCACTACATCAGATAGACCTCATGGG agAACAGTACGACTCTGTGAACAGCTCTCTACAGTTATACCAAATTCGCATGTTTATTACAGAAGAGGACTGgctctgaaaaaaattattccacAGTGCATCTCAAGAGATTTCACAGACCTGATTGTTATTAATGAAGATCGTAAAATACCAA ATGGATTAATTCTGAGTCACCTGCCCAACGGCCCAACTGCTCACTTTAAAATGAGCAGTGTTCGTCTGCGTAAAGAAATTAAG AGAAGAGGCAAAGACCCAACAGAACACATACCAGAAATAATTTTGAACAATTTTACAACACGACTGGGTCATTCTATTGGACGTATGTTTGCATCTCTCTTTCCCCATAATCCTCAGTTTATTGGAAGGCAGGTTGCCACATTCCACAATCAACGGGATTACATCTTCTTCAGATTTCACAG ATACATATTCAAGAGCGAAAAGAAAGTGGGAATTCAGGAACTTGGACCACGTTTTACCTTAAAATTAAGATCTCTTCAGAAAGGAACCTTTGATTCTAAATATGGAGAATATGAATGGGTCCATAAG